One Glycocaulis abyssi DNA window includes the following coding sequences:
- a CDS encoding glycosyltransferase family 2 protein: MSAPFLSVLIPFHGDDPSALLDALLAQAGPDMEIILFDDGSPAADVFERLSAHPGVLAGKARALRSETNLQRSGARNALAGAAKGEWLLFLDADMELPDGFLSCWQALLESAEFDAAYGGYLVPETKAGQFAVHAALARAGDVDDAAARAKRGASAFAGSNMAVRASLMASTPFDETYRGWGWEDVDWAVRAARSGRLAHIDNPAGHGGLQSVDRLLAKFAEGGVNYARFLARHPDQASLPGARLARLLAQWRLSGPVQALAPALSRASTLPTRARVLALKAYKAACAAAALKEVTP, from the coding sequence ATGAGCGCGCCCTTCCTCTCTGTCCTCATCCCCTTTCACGGGGATGACCCGTCTGCCCTGCTGGACGCCCTGCTGGCGCAGGCCGGACCGGACATGGAAATCATCCTGTTTGATGATGGCTCGCCCGCAGCAGATGTATTCGAGCGCCTCTCCGCGCATCCCGGCGTTCTGGCAGGCAAGGCGCGCGCGCTCCGCTCAGAGACGAACCTGCAGCGCTCCGGCGCGCGCAATGCGCTGGCCGGGGCGGCAAAGGGCGAATGGCTGCTCTTTCTGGACGCCGATATGGAGCTGCCGGACGGCTTTCTCTCCTGCTGGCAGGCATTGCTCGAAAGCGCGGAGTTTGATGCGGCCTATGGCGGCTATCTCGTGCCGGAGACCAAGGCAGGCCAGTTCGCCGTTCATGCTGCCCTCGCCCGCGCCGGCGATGTCGACGACGCCGCAGCGCGCGCCAAACGCGGGGCATCGGCCTTCGCAGGCTCCAACATGGCAGTGCGGGCAAGCCTGATGGCCAGCACGCCGTTTGACGAAACCTATCGCGGCTGGGGCTGGGAGGATGTGGACTGGGCGGTGCGGGCCGCCAGGTCCGGCAGGCTGGCCCATATCGACAATCCGGCGGGCCATGGCGGATTGCAGAGCGTTGACCGGCTGCTGGCCAAGTTTGCCGAGGGCGGCGTCAATTATGCCCGCTTCCTCGCCCGCCATCCCGATCAGGCAAGCCTGCCCGGCGCGCGTCTCGCACGCCTGCTGGCGCAGTGGCGGCTGTCTGGTCCTGTGCAGGCGCTGGCACCGGCCCTGTCGCGGGCCAGCACCCTGCCGACCCGCGCGCGCGTACTGGCGCTGAAAGCCTACAAGGCAGCGTGCGCGGCAGCAGCCCTGAAGGAGGTGACGCCATGA
- a CDS encoding polysaccharide biosynthesis C-terminal domain-containing protein, which produces MLNRHLLTYLPVYAAQILVGFGSVVVFTRVLSPEEYGRYTLVLAGALLIQTLVFTWLDAAVARHHARATARGRLGGHLATAFSIYGALALASLVIFGGAIAFAPVSTEMKTVCAFALVSQVLRSAMMIALETRRAEGEAVRFALLESFILSTGFGLGVVFILAGGMGPAGPFAGMALACVVAILIDIPVLLSKAKRDRAGPRRAVRFFAYGAPVAVSLVFEHLLSTGDRFVIAALMGEAATGAYAAGYGITDRSLNIIFIWLGMTAGPLAIKAFEHEGAEAARAVLRQAAGLMGLIAIPAATGIALLSEPFARLLIAESLAGAAAPIMPLIALGAMLNGFMTYVFHESFVIGRKPKVMAGLMAGSAALNLALNLALIPILGLIGAALATVLSYAIALAACVVMGRGIFRLSLPIDDWVKAATASVIMAAALMALPVPEAAFAHLALHVPVGVLVYAIVALTLDVAGCRSVFVMPAMRRLQWRGA; this is translated from the coding sequence ATGCTGAACCGCCATCTGCTGACCTATCTGCCGGTCTATGCCGCGCAAATCCTTGTCGGATTTGGCAGCGTGGTGGTGTTCACCCGCGTCCTGTCACCGGAGGAGTATGGCCGCTACACGCTCGTTCTGGCGGGCGCACTGCTCATCCAGACGCTTGTCTTCACCTGGCTGGACGCCGCCGTGGCGCGCCACCATGCGCGCGCGACCGCCAGAGGCCGCCTCGGCGGACATCTCGCGACCGCTTTCTCGATCTATGGCGCGCTGGCGCTGGCAAGCCTTGTCATCTTCGGCGGGGCTATCGCGTTTGCGCCCGTCAGCACCGAAATGAAGACGGTGTGCGCGTTCGCGCTGGTCTCACAGGTGCTGCGATCAGCCATGATGATCGCACTCGAAACACGCCGCGCCGAAGGCGAGGCTGTGCGCTTTGCGCTGCTGGAAAGCTTCATCCTCAGCACCGGTTTCGGCCTTGGCGTGGTGTTCATTCTGGCAGGCGGGATGGGGCCTGCAGGCCCGTTCGCAGGCATGGCGCTGGCGTGCGTGGTGGCCATACTGATCGACATTCCGGTGCTTCTCTCCAAGGCCAAGCGCGACCGGGCGGGACCGCGCCGGGCGGTGCGCTTCTTTGCCTATGGTGCGCCTGTGGCGGTGTCGCTGGTGTTTGAACACCTGCTCTCCACCGGAGACCGTTTCGTCATTGCGGCGCTGATGGGCGAGGCTGCGACGGGTGCCTATGCCGCCGGGTACGGCATTACCGACCGCTCTCTGAACATCATCTTCATCTGGCTGGGCATGACGGCCGGGCCGCTGGCCATCAAGGCGTTCGAGCATGAAGGGGCCGAGGCCGCGCGCGCTGTGCTGCGCCAGGCCGCCGGCCTGATGGGTCTGATCGCGATTCCCGCTGCGACCGGCATCGCGCTTCTGTCAGAGCCCTTCGCCCGGCTTCTCATCGCCGAAAGCCTGGCCGGGGCCGCCGCGCCCATCATGCCGCTGATTGCGCTGGGCGCGATGCTGAACGGCTTCATGACCTATGTTTTCCATGAGAGCTTCGTGATCGGGCGCAAGCCGAAAGTCATGGCTGGCCTGATGGCAGGCAGTGCGGCGCTGAACCTGGCGCTGAACCTCGCCCTGATCCCGATATTGGGCCTGATCGGTGCGGCGCTGGCCACGGTTCTCTCCTACGCCATTGCGCTGGCCGCGTGCGTGGTTATGGGCCGGGGTATATTCCGGCTCTCCCTGCCCATTGATGACTGGGTGAAGGCCGCTACGGCCAGCGTCATCATGGCCGCAGCGCTGATGGCCCTGCCGGTACCGGAAGCCGCCTTCGCGCATCTGGCACTGCACGTGCCTGTAGGCGTGCTGGTCTACGCGATTGTGGCCCTAACGCTGGACGTTGCCGGGTGCCGCAGCGTGTTCGTGATGCCCGCCATGCGCCGCCTCCAATGGAGGGGCGCATGA
- a CDS encoding GNAT family N-acetyltransferase, with translation MMQVETCRAQSLGQTERDLWRSFQAADASLASPYFSLGFLDAMAAVRRDTRVLVIREGSEIKGFLPFHKGALGHARPLGGPLSDHHGFIAAPGARFDLEAVLKAAGLKVFDFFGAIGTQAAFRDHAQLVDGSWVIDLSAGYDAWVETRSAVEPKAFRNLRARRRKLEEETASFKFRIQDERPEVLEKAMEWKSRQYRRTSHFDVFSVDWTRKLIDTLVKGGLDNASGLVSSLEVNGELAAAHVGMRSGTVLHYWFPVYDPEFSKLGPGLNLLTEIARTLSGEGLREIHLGPGEYDFKRELASWQFPLASGYVAAPSLLGAARQLAGQIEDAAERLPLGPISTLPGRAFRRIDRLTAFRVA, from the coding sequence ATGATGCAAGTCGAGACATGCCGCGCCCAGTCGCTTGGCCAGACAGAGCGCGATCTCTGGCGCAGCTTTCAGGCGGCAGACGCGAGCCTTGCCAGCCCGTATTTCTCACTCGGATTTCTCGATGCCATGGCCGCCGTGCGGCGCGATACCCGCGTGCTCGTGATCCGTGAGGGCAGCGAGATCAAGGGCTTTCTTCCCTTTCACAAGGGCGCGCTGGGCCATGCCCGGCCGCTGGGCGGACCGCTGAGCGACCATCATGGCTTTATCGCCGCGCCGGGCGCCCGTTTCGACCTTGAGGCTGTCCTGAAAGCTGCCGGTCTGAAAGTGTTCGATTTCTTCGGCGCGATCGGCACTCAAGCCGCGTTCCGCGACCATGCGCAGCTGGTTGACGGTTCCTGGGTCATTGATCTGTCTGCGGGTTATGACGCGTGGGTCGAAACACGCAGCGCGGTGGAGCCAAAGGCTTTCCGCAATCTGCGTGCGCGCCGCCGCAAGCTGGAAGAGGAAACAGCCAGCTTCAAATTCCGCATTCAGGACGAGCGCCCCGAAGTCCTTGAAAAAGCGATGGAATGGAAATCACGCCAGTACCGGCGCACCAGCCATTTCGACGTGTTCTCGGTCGACTGGACCCGCAAGCTGATCGATACGCTCGTCAAGGGCGGGCTGGACAATGCGTCCGGGCTGGTATCGAGCCTTGAGGTCAACGGCGAGCTTGCCGCCGCTCATGTGGGCATGCGTTCCGGCACCGTCCTGCACTACTGGTTCCCGGTCTATGACCCGGAATTTTCAAAGCTGGGGCCGGGGCTGAACCTGCTTACCGAAATCGCCCGGACGCTGTCGGGTGAGGGCCTGAGAGAAATCCATCTTGGGCCTGGCGAGTACGACTTCAAACGCGAGCTGGCCAGCTGGCAGTTTCCGCTGGCGTCGGGCTATGTCGCCGCGCCATCACTTCTGGGTGCCGCGCGGCAGCTGGCCGGCCAAATCGAGGACGCGGCCGAGCGCCTGCCGCTGGGGCCGATCTCCACGCTTCCCGGCCGGGCTTTCCGGCGCATTGACCGGCTCACCGCGTTCAGGGTGGCATGA
- a CDS encoding acyl-CoA carboxylase subunit beta: protein MSWKDEIDELRKRQALTRAMGGPEKLERQRAAGRLNVRERISLLSDEGSFREIGSIAGTASYDEDGNLTGLMPANCVFGRAKVRGRDVVLVADDFTVRGGAADAAIVEKQIQAEAMARDLRLPIVRLIEGTGGGGSVKSILDMGATYVPFNPAWDLVVENLETVPVVSLLLGPVAGLGAARAVSSHYSVMVHGQAQMFVAGPPVVAGIGEDVTKEELGGADIQLAAGAVDDAFASEAEAMEAARWFLSYLPNSVHELPARTTPSDDPARTDPALSAIVPRDKRYAYDMHAILASTMDKGSVFEMGRNFGQSVITAFARLDGWPVAVIASNPKVYGGGWTAESAQKLIRFIDLAETFRLPIVHFVDIPGFVIGTRAERAGTIRHGARALAALYQASVPMCAIIVRKAFGVAGAAMMNHTGFRYRYAWPSGDWGSLPLEGGVEAAFKAALETAEDPAAMKAELSRQMRAFSSPFKTAERFWVEEIIDPAETRPLLTEFARLSAPLRERGDKKPRYRP from the coding sequence ATGAGCTGGAAAGACGAAATTGACGAGTTGCGCAAGCGTCAGGCGCTGACACGCGCGATGGGCGGGCCGGAAAAACTGGAGCGCCAGCGCGCGGCAGGGCGGCTGAATGTGCGCGAGCGCATCTCCCTTCTATCCGATGAGGGCAGCTTTCGCGAGATCGGCTCCATCGCAGGCACAGCGAGCTATGATGAGGATGGAAACCTTACCGGCCTGATGCCTGCCAACTGCGTCTTTGGCCGCGCTAAAGTGCGTGGCCGCGACGTGGTGCTGGTGGCAGACGATTTCACCGTGCGCGGCGGGGCGGCCGACGCGGCCATCGTTGAAAAGCAGATTCAGGCCGAGGCGATGGCGCGGGATTTACGCCTGCCTATCGTGCGCCTGATCGAAGGCACGGGCGGCGGCGGCTCGGTCAAATCCATTCTCGACATGGGCGCCACTTACGTGCCCTTCAATCCGGCCTGGGATCTGGTGGTGGAGAATCTGGAGACCGTCCCTGTGGTCTCGCTGCTGCTGGGACCGGTGGCGGGGCTTGGTGCCGCGCGCGCCGTCTCCAGCCATTATTCGGTGATGGTGCACGGCCAGGCGCAGATGTTCGTCGCCGGGCCGCCAGTGGTGGCGGGCATTGGCGAGGACGTCACCAAGGAGGAACTGGGCGGTGCGGACATCCAGCTCGCCGCTGGCGCGGTCGATGACGCCTTTGCCAGCGAGGCCGAAGCGATGGAGGCCGCGCGCTGGTTCCTCTCCTATCTGCCAAACTCCGTCCACGAACTGCCCGCGCGCACCACGCCATCAGATGATCCCGCCCGCACCGATCCAGCGCTGTCGGCAATCGTCCCGCGCGACAAGCGCTACGCTTATGACATGCACGCCATCCTCGCCTCGACGATGGACAAGGGATCGGTTTTCGAGATGGGCCGCAATTTCGGCCAGTCCGTCATCACCGCCTTTGCGCGGCTGGATGGCTGGCCGGTCGCCGTTATCGCGTCGAACCCCAAAGTCTATGGCGGCGGGTGGACCGCCGAATCCGCCCAGAAACTGATCCGCTTCATCGATCTGGCCGAAACCTTCCGCCTGCCGATTGTCCATTTCGTGGACATACCCGGCTTCGTTATCGGCACGCGCGCTGAACGCGCCGGGACCATCCGCCATGGCGCGCGGGCGCTCGCCGCGCTTTATCAGGCGAGCGTGCCCATGTGTGCCATCATCGTGCGCAAAGCCTTTGGCGTCGCGGGCGCCGCCATGATGAACCATACCGGCTTCCGTTATCGCTATGCCTGGCCGTCGGGCGACTGGGGCTCCCTGCCGCTTGAAGGCGGGGTGGAGGCAGCGTTCAAGGCAGCGCTGGAAACAGCCGAAGACCCCGCCGCGATGAAGGCGGAACTCTCCCGCCAGATGCGCGCCTTCTCCTCACCCTTCAAGACGGCGGAACGCTTCTGGGTGGAGGAGATTATCGACCCAGCCGAAACCCGGCCCCTGCTGACCGAGTTTGCGAGGCTCTCTGCGCCTTTACGCGAACGGGGGGATAAAAAGCCACGTTATCGGCCTTAG
- the tgt gene encoding tRNA guanosine(34) transglycosylase Tgt — MASFPFEIAAVDGQARTGTLKTSRGDIRTPAFMPVGTAATVKALYPDQVRQAGADILLGNTYHLMLRPGAERVKRLGGLHHFMRWNGPILTDSGGFQVWSLAGLRKMSEEGVAFKSHIDGSKHMLTPERSIEIQADLLGADISMQLDECTPFPCERDAAAKSMELSIRWGRRSRQAFGERATQNLFGIVQGSVYPDLRQQSAEALMETGFDGYAVGGLAVGEGFEMMCSVLDVTMPHLPQDRPRYLMGVGRPIDLVEAVARGIDMFDCVMPTRSGRHGQAWSDYGPFNLKNAQYAEDESPLNEAVDCPASRDYSKAYLHHLVRAGEYLGSMILSWHNVAYYEDLMARMRAAISEGRFEAFRAEFLSRWEEGTGKRQ, encoded by the coding sequence ATGGCCAGTTTTCCCTTTGAGATCGCCGCCGTCGATGGCCAGGCGCGCACCGGCACCCTGAAAACGTCGCGCGGGGATATCCGCACGCCCGCCTTCATGCCGGTGGGGACGGCAGCGACAGTAAAGGCGCTCTATCCCGATCAGGTAAGGCAGGCAGGCGCGGACATACTTCTGGGCAATACCTACCACCTGATGCTGCGCCCCGGTGCAGAGCGGGTAAAGCGCCTTGGCGGCCTGCATCATTTCATGCGCTGGAACGGGCCGATCCTGACTGACTCTGGCGGGTTTCAGGTCTGGTCGCTGGCGGGCCTGCGCAAGATGAGCGAGGAGGGCGTCGCCTTCAAAAGCCATATCGATGGCTCAAAGCACATGCTGACCCCTGAGCGCTCTATCGAGATTCAGGCAGACCTCCTCGGCGCCGATATCTCCATGCAGCTGGATGAATGCACGCCCTTCCCTTGCGAGCGCGATGCGGCGGCGAAATCCATGGAGCTGTCCATCCGCTGGGGGCGGCGCTCCAGGCAAGCGTTCGGGGAGCGCGCTACCCAGAACCTCTTTGGCATCGTGCAGGGCTCGGTCTATCCGGATTTACGCCAGCAATCGGCGGAAGCCCTGATGGAGACCGGCTTTGACGGCTATGCTGTCGGCGGGCTCGCGGTGGGCGAAGGCTTTGAAATGATGTGCAGCGTGCTGGACGTGACAATGCCGCACCTGCCACAGGATCGCCCGCGCTATCTGATGGGGGTGGGCCGTCCGATTGACCTCGTTGAGGCCGTGGCGCGCGGGATCGACATGTTTGACTGCGTGATGCCGACCCGCTCAGGCCGCCATGGTCAGGCCTGGTCGGACTATGGCCCGTTCAATCTGAAGAATGCGCAATATGCGGAGGATGAAAGCCCGCTCAATGAGGCGGTCGACTGCCCGGCGAGCCGCGACTACTCGAAAGCCTATCTGCATCACCTGGTGCGGGCGGGAGAATATCTCGGCTCCATGATCCTCTCCTGGCACAATGTCGCCTATTACGAGGATCTGATGGCGCGCATGCGCGCGGCTATCTCTGAAGGCCGGTTCGAGGCGTTCCGCGCCGAATTCCTTTCCCGCTGGGAAGAGGGCACGGGCAAGCGCCAATAA
- the clpS gene encoding ATP-dependent Clp protease adapter ClpS: MTDPRKPSGPKGPSAPGPGDTERQTGITVKTRPRTERPSMYKVLLLNDDFTPMEFVIQVLMVIFHKDQEDATRIMLHVHQNGVGVCGVFTYEVAETKVAQVMDAARRAQHPLQCTMEKD; this comes from the coding sequence ATGACGGACCCGCGCAAACCATCGGGACCAAAGGGGCCGTCGGCGCCGGGACCGGGCGACACGGAGCGCCAGACGGGCATTACCGTGAAAACGCGCCCGCGTACCGAGCGCCCGTCCATGTACAAGGTCTTGCTGCTCAATGACGACTTTACGCCGATGGAATTCGTCATTCAGGTTCTGATGGTGATTTTTCACAAGGACCAGGAAGACGCGACTCGCATCATGCTGCATGTTCACCAGAATGGGGTGGGGGTTTGCGGCGTTTTTACCTACGAGGTAGCTGAGACCAAGGTGGCGCAAGTTATGGACGCGGCACGCCGGGCACAGCATCCTCTCCAGTGCACCATGGAAAAGGACTAG
- the clpA gene encoding ATP-dependent Clp protease ATP-binding subunit ClpA: MPSFSPALEQSLHIALTAANERRHEFATLEHLLLALCDDEDAAAVMRACDVDVEELRTTLGDYVDNELASLVIDNDDDAKPTAGFQRVIQRAVIHVQNSGREEVTGANVLVALFAERESHAAYFLAERDMTRYDAVNFISHGIAKKAGADESRRPTGADEADEDAAEDKDDALAAYCVDLNAKAKAGSVDPLIGRAAEVERCVQILCRRRKNNPLLVGDPGVGKTAIAEGLARLIVEGNVPEVLEEATIYSLDMGALLAGTRYRGDFEERVKQVVKALEARPNAVLFIDEIHTVIGAGATSGGAMDASNLLKPALQSGSLRCMGSTTYKEYRQHFEKDRALARRFQKIDVVEPSVADAIKILQGLKPYFEDFHDVRFTNEALKSAVELSDRYIGDRKLPDKAIDVIDEAGASMRLVAPSKRKKTIGVKEVETVVAKIARIPAKSVSKSDERVLKDLDVSLKRVVFGQDEAISKLSSAIKLARAGLREPRKPIGCYLFSGPTGVGKTEVARQLASVLGVELLRFDMSEYMERHTVSRLLGAPPGYVGYDQGGQLSDAVDQHPHSVLLMDEIEKAHPDIFNILLQVMDNGELTDANGKKIDFRNVVLIMTTNAGASDAAKEAIGFGRGKREGEDTAAIEKLFTPEFRNRLDAVIGFAGLKQDVVARVVEKFVLELEAQLTDRGVTFELTEPAKAWLAARGYDEKFGARPLGRVIQEHIKKPLADEILFGQLRKGGVVKVDVDAADEDRLDFEIIPGDRIKPQGKGKSGAKRKPEPVR; encoded by the coding sequence GTGCCATCATTTTCGCCTGCCCTTGAGCAAAGCCTGCATATCGCGCTGACGGCGGCCAATGAGCGCCGGCACGAATTCGCGACGCTGGAGCATCTGCTGCTGGCCCTCTGCGATGACGAGGATGCCGCAGCGGTGATGCGCGCCTGCGATGTCGATGTGGAGGAGCTGCGCACCACGCTCGGCGATTATGTCGATAACGAGCTGGCGAGCCTGGTCATCGATAATGATGATGACGCCAAGCCCACGGCCGGTTTCCAGCGCGTCATCCAGCGCGCCGTGATCCATGTCCAGAATTCGGGCCGTGAGGAAGTGACCGGCGCGAACGTGCTGGTCGCGCTCTTTGCCGAGCGCGAGAGCCACGCGGCCTACTTCCTGGCCGAGCGGGACATGACCCGCTATGACGCGGTCAATTTCATCTCCCACGGTATTGCCAAGAAGGCGGGCGCGGACGAGAGCCGCCGCCCCACGGGCGCTGACGAGGCCGATGAGGACGCGGCCGAGGACAAGGATGATGCGCTGGCCGCCTATTGCGTTGATCTCAACGCCAAGGCGAAAGCGGGCAGCGTTGATCCGCTGATCGGGCGCGCCGCAGAGGTGGAGCGCTGCGTGCAGATTCTCTGCCGCCGCCGCAAGAACAACCCGCTTCTGGTCGGCGATCCGGGCGTGGGCAAGACGGCCATCGCGGAAGGGCTGGCCCGCCTGATCGTGGAAGGCAATGTGCCCGAAGTGCTCGAAGAGGCGACGATCTATTCGCTCGATATGGGCGCGCTGCTGGCTGGCACGCGCTACCGGGGCGATTTCGAGGAACGCGTCAAGCAGGTGGTCAAGGCGCTCGAGGCGCGGCCCAACGCCGTGCTGTTCATCGACGAGATTCACACCGTCATCGGCGCGGGCGCGACCTCTGGCGGGGCGATGGATGCGTCGAATCTTCTCAAACCGGCCCTGCAGTCCGGATCGCTGCGCTGCATGGGGTCAACGACCTACAAGGAATATCGCCAGCATTTCGAGAAGGACCGGGCGCTCGCCCGCCGCTTCCAGAAGATTGATGTGGTGGAACCCAGCGTCGCCGACGCCATCAAGATCCTGCAGGGGCTCAAACCCTATTTCGAGGATTTCCACGATGTGCGCTTCACCAATGAGGCGCTGAAAAGCGCGGTGGAGCTGTCTGATCGCTATATCGGCGACCGCAAGCTGCCGGACAAGGCCATCGATGTGATCGACGAGGCCGGTGCCTCCATGCGCCTCGTGGCGCCGTCCAAGCGCAAAAAGACGATTGGCGTAAAGGAAGTGGAGACGGTCGTCGCCAAGATCGCGCGCATTCCGGCCAAATCGGTGTCCAAATCTGACGAGCGGGTGCTGAAAGATCTCGATGTCTCGCTCAAACGCGTCGTGTTCGGCCAGGACGAGGCTATCTCGAAACTCTCCAGCGCCATCAAGCTCGCCCGTGCGGGCCTGCGCGAGCCGAGAAAGCCGATTGGCTGCTACCTCTTCTCCGGCCCCACCGGTGTCGGCAAGACCGAAGTTGCCCGCCAGCTGGCCTCGGTACTGGGCGTGGAGCTCCTGCGCTTTGACATGAGCGAGTATATGGAGCGCCACACGGTGAGCCGCCTGCTTGGCGCGCCTCCAGGCTATGTCGGCTACGATCAGGGCGGCCAGCTCTCCGATGCGGTCGACCAGCATCCGCACTCGGTCCTCCTGATGGACGAGATCGAGAAGGCGCACCCGGATATCTTCAATATTCTCCTGCAGGTCATGGATAATGGCGAGCTGACCGATGCCAACGGCAAGAAGATCGATTTCCGCAATGTGGTCCTCATAATGACCACCAATGCGGGTGCGTCTGATGCCGCCAAGGAGGCCATCGGCTTTGGCCGGGGCAAGCGGGAGGGCGAGGACACGGCGGCGATTGAAAAGCTGTTCACGCCGGAATTCCGCAACCGGCTGGACGCCGTGATCGGCTTTGCCGGCCTGAAACAGGATGTCGTCGCCCGCGTGGTGGAGAAGTTCGTGCTGGAGCTGGAAGCCCAGCTGACAGACCGGGGCGTCACCTTCGAGCTGACCGAGCCTGCGAAGGCGTGGCTGGCGGCGCGTGGCTATGACGAGAAGTTCGGCGCGCGTCCGCTGGGCCGCGTGATCCAGGAGCACATCAAGAAGCCTCTGGCCGACGAAATCCTGTTTGGCCAGCTGCGCAAGGGCGGTGTGGTGAAGGTCGATGTTGATGCCGCCGACGAGGACCGGCTCGATTTCGAGATCATCCCCGGCGACCGCATCAAGCCGCAGGGCAAGGGCAAGTCCGGCGCGAAACGCAAGCCGGAACCGGTGCGGTAG
- a CDS encoding glycine C-acetyltransferase: MANSFYAHLASTLQEIEAEGLYKRERVITSQQFSEIDVAKNGGESHVINFCANNYLGLANRPELISAAKDALDRYGYGVASVRFICGTQSVHRELEKALAAFTGHEDAILYAAAFDANGGLFEPLLDENDAIISDALNHASIIDGIRLCKAKRYRYANSDMDDLEAKLKEARASGARHILIATDGVFSMDGYIAKLKEICDLAEKYDAITMVDDCHAHGFMGAKGRGSVEHCGVLGRVDIVTGTLGKALGGAMGGFTCASQNVIDILRQRSRPYLFSNSLAPAIAGASLKALDMVAKGDDLRARLFSNAKRFRAGMSDAGFELLPGEHPIIPVMLGDAKLSQDMASALMDEGVYVIGFFYPVVPKGKARIRTQMSAAHTPAQIDRAVEAFTKVGKKLGVV, encoded by the coding sequence ATGGCCAACAGCTTTTACGCCCACCTTGCCAGCACCTTGCAGGAGATCGAGGCCGAGGGGCTCTACAAGCGCGAGCGGGTCATCACCTCTCAGCAATTCTCCGAGATCGATGTCGCGAAGAATGGCGGCGAAAGCCATGTCATCAATTTCTGCGCCAATAACTATCTGGGCCTCGCCAACCGGCCTGAGCTGATCAGCGCCGCCAAGGACGCGCTGGACCGCTATGGATACGGCGTGGCGTCCGTGCGCTTCATCTGCGGGACGCAAAGCGTTCACCGCGAGCTGGAAAAAGCGCTGGCCGCCTTCACCGGCCATGAGGATGCGATCCTTTACGCGGCAGCGTTTGACGCCAATGGCGGTCTCTTTGAGCCGCTGCTGGACGAGAATGACGCCATCATCTCCGATGCGCTCAATCACGCCTCCATCATTGACGGTATCCGCCTGTGCAAGGCCAAGCGCTACCGCTACGCCAATTCGGACATGGACGATCTCGAAGCCAAGCTGAAAGAAGCGCGCGCGAGCGGCGCCCGCCACATCCTCATCGCCACGGACGGCGTGTTCTCCATGGATGGCTATATCGCCAAGCTGAAAGAGATCTGCGATCTGGCGGAGAAATATGACGCCATCACCATGGTCGATGACTGCCACGCCCACGGCTTCATGGGCGCGAAGGGCAGGGGCAGTGTGGAGCATTGCGGCGTGCTCGGCCGGGTCGATATTGTCACCGGCACGCTCGGCAAGGCACTTGGCGGCGCGATGGGCGGCTTCACCTGCGCCAGCCAGAACGTGATCGACATTCTGCGCCAGCGCTCGCGGCCCTATCTCTTCTCCAACTCGCTGGCCCCGGCGATTGCGGGCGCGAGCCTGAAGGCGCTGGACATGGTCGCCAAGGGCGATGATTTGCGCGCACGGCTTTTCAGCAATGCGAAACGCTTCCGCGCAGGCATGAGTGATGCCGGGTTCGAGCTTCTGCCCGGCGAACACCCGATCATCCCTGTGATGTTGGGGGACGCCAAGCTCAGCCAGGACATGGCGTCGGCGCTGATGGATGAGGGCGTCTATGTGATCGGCTTCTTCTACCCGGTGGTGCCCAAGGGCAAGGCGCGCATCCGCACGCAGATGAGCGCCGCCCACACGCCAGCCCAGATCGACCGCGCGGTGGAAGCCTTCACCAAGGTAGGCAAGAAGCTGGGGGTGGTGTGA